A window of Fusarium verticillioides 7600 chromosome 10, whole genome shotgun sequence contains these coding sequences:
- a CDS encoding adenylosuccinate lyase: MAAFDTYQTTLTGRYCSQELSHLFSQRSRHSTWRKLWLYLAESEKELGINTITDEALEQMRANLTVTDDDFEVARHEEKIRRHDVMAHVHAFGQAAPAAAGIIHYGATSCYVTDNTELILMRDALDLLIPKLAKVLYNLQQFALEWKNEPTLSFTHLQPAQISTVGKRAAGWAQDLLMDLNEFERVRAELKFRGAQGTTGTQASFLEIFGGDHDKCDKLNELLCQKAGFEECYDISTQTYTRKVDCLIANAVTGLGTTVTKIASDLRHLAFMKEVGEPREKGQIGSSAMAYKQNPMRSERIASLARVLQSKAATYQSTHSAQWMERSLDDSACRRIDIPEMFLLADAVAITLQNVTEGLVVFPLKIHSNIMAELPFMITENIIMRLVAMGVSRQEAHEQIRVLSFEASHQVQSLGKSNDLVERIKKTEFFKPIWADLDGMMKPELYIGRSAQLVDKFCGPGGKLEKKLAPYQESIQKAKAAELNV, from the exons ATGGCCGCCTTCGATACCTACCAGACAACCCTCACGGGCCGCTACTGCAGCCAGGAGCTGTCCCACCTCTTCAGCCAGCGCTCCCGCCACTCCACCTGGCGCAAGCTATGGCTCTACCTCGCCGAGAGCGAGAAGGAGctcggcatcaacaccatcaccgacgAGGCGCTCGAGCAGATGAGGGCGAATCTCACTGTCACcgacgatgactttgaggttgCGCGtcatgaggagaagatccGTCGTCAT GATGTCATGGCT CACGTTCATGCTTTCGGTCAAGCTGCCCCCGCTGCGGCTGGTATCATCCACTACGGCGCGACGAGCTGCTACGTCACCGACAACACggagctcatcctcatgcgCGATgctctcgatcttctcatccccaagctcgccaaggtTCTCTACAACCTGCAGCAATTCGCCCTCGAGTGGAAGAACGAGCCAACTCTGTCCTTCACACATCTCCAGCCTGCTCAGATCAGCACCGTCGGCAAGCGAG CTGCGGGTTGGGCGCAGGATCTTTTGATGGATCTCAATGAGTTTGAGCGCGTGCGCGCTGAGCTCAAGTTCCGTGGTGCGCAGGGAACTACCGGTACTCAGGCCAGTTTCCTCGAGAT TTTCGGTGGGGATCATGACAAGTGTGATAAGCTCAATGAGCTGCTTTGCCAAAAGGCTGGTTTTGAGGAGTGCTACGAC ATCTCAACACAGACATA CACCCGAAAGGTCGATTGtctcatcgccaacgccgtcACTGGCCTCGGCACCACCGTCACCAAGATCGCCTCCGATCTGCGACATCTCGCCTTCATGAAGGAAGTCGGCGAGCCCCGAGAGAAGGGTCAAATCGGAAGCAGCGCCATG GCCTACAAGCAGAACCCTATGCGATCTGAGCGTATTGCCAGTCTCGCCCGAGTCCTTCAGTCCAAGGCCGCTACCTACCAGAGCACCCACTCCGCTCAGTGGATGGAGCGATCCCTTGATGATTCCGCCTGC CGACGAATTGACATCCCCGAGAtgttcctcctcgccgacgCCGTCGCCATCACCCTCCAGAACGTCACAGAGGGTCTCGTCGTCTTCCCCCTCAAGATCCACTCCAACATCATGGCCGAGCTCCCCTTCATGATCaccgagaacatcatcatgcgCCTCGTCGCAATGGGTGTTTCCCGACAAGA GGCCCACGAGCAAATCCGCGTTCTCTCCTTCGAAGCATCCCACCAGGTCCAGAGCCTCGGAAAATCCAACGATCTCGTCGAGCGAATCAAGAAGaccgagttcttcaagcccATCTGGGCTGATCTCgatggcatgatgaagccggAGCTGTACATTGGTCGCAGTGCGCAGTTGGTCGATAAGTTCTGTGGGCCGGGTGGtaagttggagaagaagcttgcgcCTTACCAGGAGTCTatccagaaggccaaggctgctgagctgaaTGTTTAA